A window of the Candidatus Atribacteria bacterium ADurb.Bin276 genome harbors these coding sequences:
- a CDS encoding Lipopolysaccharide-assembly, LptC-related, translating to MLRMSNDWETLLWFYLSLSLLVVLILIFWIKAPEGSKTFQTALVSPSPINQGSLVIQLEKAEISRVSDSGKEWEIHTDDLSKDGENIYLNGVQGFLYQGNQPQYQVQAKKGQVDIENSDARLEDINLIKIDGGGSIVGESLTWLSNEQFMRIENVLVERKNVLIESKNLWYDLSRGILAFPEEVIITLKSEGNL from the coding sequence ATGTTGAGAATGAGTAATGATTGGGAAACTCTTTTATGGTTTTACCTTTCTTTGAGCTTGTTGGTAGTTTTGATACTAATTTTCTGGATTAAAGCACCGGAAGGATCAAAAACTTTTCAAACAGCGCTAGTTTCTCCTTCCCCTATTAACCAAGGTTCTCTGGTTATTCAGTTGGAAAAGGCTGAAATTAGTAGAGTATCCGATTCAGGAAAGGAATGGGAAATCCATACTGACGATCTCAGCAAAGATGGAGAGAATATTTATTTAAATGGTGTTCAAGGTTTTTTATATCAAGGGAATCAACCACAGTATCAGGTTCAAGCGAAAAAGGGACAAGTGGATATTGAAAATTCTGATGCACGACTTGAGGATATCAACCTCATTAAGATTGATGGAGGTGGTTCCATCGTTGGTGAGTCCTTGACGTGGCTTAGTAACGAACAATTTATGAGAATAGAAAATGTTTTGGTTGAGAGAAAAAATGTACTGATTGAGTCAAAGAATCTTTGGTACGACTTATCTCGAGGAATACTGGCTTTTCCCGAAGAGGTGATTATTACTTTGAAGAGCGAGGGGAATTTATGA
- a CDS encoding OstA-like protein encodes MRKKSIWPTLILVFFLFFWGREGIAAVQSSSDVTLKTSSAEFDEKTGIIYAKGQSTIQWQGVTMICPYLEVDTVKQEAKSEGEIQVVWEDKTIFSQALFFYGKDKRVVMTDIQGKGKDFSFQTKKMDFFLSPGKILLTGNPILMINSFQIRPQQVDYSLNEKKWLASSVVIVKEGWSGQSKSAYYQEGSDFIVLEGNATVEKDGNQLRGEKILIDTETGKVKVEGNVEINIMAIEGEETN; translated from the coding sequence ATGAGAAAAAAAAGCATTTGGCCTACTTTAATTTTGGTTTTTTTTCTATTTTTTTGGGGAAGGGAAGGGATAGCAGCAGTTCAAAGCTCATCCGATGTAACCTTAAAAACTTCATCTGCTGAATTTGATGAAAAAACCGGTATTATTTACGCCAAGGGACAATCTACGATACAATGGCAGGGCGTTACCATGATCTGCCCATATCTTGAAGTCGATACCGTCAAACAAGAAGCAAAAAGTGAAGGCGAAATCCAGGTTGTATGGGAAGATAAAACCATTTTTTCCCAGGCTTTGTTTTTTTATGGTAAGGATAAAAGGGTAGTTATGACTGATATCCAAGGCAAAGGAAAGGATTTTAGTTTTCAGACCAAAAAGATGGACTTTTTTCTATCTCCTGGGAAGATCCTTCTAACCGGTAATCCTATTTTAATGATAAATAGTTTTCAAATAAGACCTCAACAGGTTGATTATAGCTTAAATGAAAAAAAATGGTTGGCTTCTTCGGTAGTGATTGTGAAGGAAGGGTGGTCTGGTCAGTCAAAAAGTGCCTATTATCAAGAAGGATCAGATTTTATTGTATTAGAGGGGAATGCAACCGTTGAAAAGGACGGGAATCAATTACGCGGAGAGAAAATTCTTATTGATACTGAAACTGGAAAAGTGAAAGTGGAAGGAAATGTTGAAATAAATATTATGGCGATTGAAGGAGAAGAAACCAATTGA
- the lptB_4 gene encoding Lipopolysaccharide export system ATP-binding protein LptB: MIQERGWQSLRGEGLAKEYSKKRVVQEVSIQVSRGEIVGLLGPNGAGKTTTFYIIVGLIRPSGGKVFLDSQELNHLPMYLRARLGIGYLAQEPSVFRKLKVWENIDLVLEMQGLKRKEIVKRREELLEEFGISHLSKTSANLLSGGERRRLEIARSLATTPSFVLLDEPFTGIDPIAVEEIQGIIKYLAQKNIGVLITDHAVRETLAITDRAYIMFDGKILISGTSEEIISSEVSRKYYLGERFNM; encoded by the coding sequence TTGATTCAGGAAAGAGGCTGGCAATCATTAAGGGGTGAAGGGTTAGCCAAAGAATATTCCAAAAAAAGAGTCGTTCAGGAAGTGAGTATTCAGGTTTCTCGGGGAGAAATTGTTGGTTTACTGGGACCAAATGGAGCAGGGAAAACCACCACTTTTTATATTATTGTTGGTTTAATTCGTCCCAGCGGAGGTAAAGTTTTTCTCGATTCCCAAGAACTAAATCATTTACCGATGTATTTGCGGGCTCGGCTAGGAATTGGATATTTGGCCCAGGAGCCGTCGGTATTTCGTAAGCTTAAAGTTTGGGAAAATATTGATTTGGTCCTTGAAATGCAAGGCTTAAAAAGAAAGGAAATAGTAAAAAGACGAGAGGAATTATTAGAGGAATTTGGAATAAGCCATCTATCGAAGACATCAGCCAACCTTCTTTCTGGAGGCGAAAGAAGACGACTGGAAATTGCACGCTCTTTAGCAACGACCCCTTCTTTTGTCTTATTGGATGAACCTTTTACAGGGATAGATCCGATTGCAGTTGAGGAGATTCAAGGTATTATCAAATATCTAGCCCAGAAAAATATTGGTGTCCTGATTACTGATCATGCGGTTCGAGAGACTTTGGCTATAACCGACCGAGCTTATATAATGTTTGACGGAAAAATTTTAATTTCCGGAACATCGGAAGAGATAATATCTTCTGAAGTAAGCCGAAAATATTACTTGGGCGAAAGATTTAATATGTAG
- a CDS encoding putative permease YjgP/YjgQ family protein encodes MKVFDWYLLKQALRNFFLGVALFLTILTAGDLLFRLTRLWLQSKVPFITIAQVFLYSLPSFLVYVFPMSVLLSVLLTMNRMAADSEVIAFKASGISVKRLVIPFLLLGIWSCIFTIYIQERILPTSSQKLQSLIGGTSVTSWLFQENTFFRDRVDESQERIFYVKKIDRDQPLLSGVIVQEYDHNGLKRILNADQAFLDNGKWVFIKGVMYEVGSRGEVERVVRFEKEEMYTQQSMEDVLKSQKNPQEMSYKELQEYIAQEHENPEQKYRLQLMLWQKTAIPFAAIFFVLVGVPLGIASPRSGKVMGIGMSILMVFGYYVLFSVSGTVAEGGGMSPFLGAWLSNIITGILGVGLIQFKEKY; translated from the coding sequence ATGAAGGTATTTGATTGGTATCTCCTCAAACAAGCGCTTCGCAATTTTTTTCTTGGGGTAGCACTCTTTTTAACCATCCTCACTGCAGGAGATCTCTTATTCCGGCTTACCCGGTTGTGGCTTCAGTCCAAAGTGCCATTTATAACCATCGCCCAGGTTTTTTTATACAGCCTTCCTTCTTTTTTAGTATACGTATTTCCTATGTCGGTTCTTTTATCAGTTCTTCTTACCATGAATCGAATGGCTGCCGATAGTGAAGTTATTGCTTTCAAGGCATCAGGTATCAGTGTGAAACGCTTGGTTATTCCTTTCCTTTTATTAGGAATTTGGTCTTGTATATTCACCATCTATATCCAGGAAAGAATACTACCGACTTCTTCTCAAAAATTACAGAGTTTGATTGGTGGAACTTCGGTAACCAGTTGGTTATTTCAAGAAAATACTTTTTTCCGCGATCGGGTTGATGAATCCCAAGAAAGAATTTTTTATGTAAAAAAAATTGATCGGGATCAACCTCTTTTGTCAGGAGTTATTGTTCAGGAATATGATCACAATGGGTTAAAGCGGATTTTAAATGCTGATCAAGCATTTTTAGATAATGGGAAATGGGTATTTATTAAGGGAGTCATGTATGAGGTTGGTTCACGGGGTGAAGTGGAGAGGGTAGTGCGTTTTGAAAAAGAGGAAATGTATACCCAGCAAAGCATGGAAGATGTGTTAAAAAGTCAGAAAAATCCCCAAGAAATGAGTTATAAAGAACTACAAGAATATATTGCCCAGGAACATGAAAACCCAGAACAAAAATACCGACTTCAGCTTATGCTTTGGCAAAAAACCGCTATTCCTTTTGCAGCCATCTTTTTTGTCTTAGTAGGAGTTCCGCTTGGAATAGCATCACCTCGTTCAGGTAAAGTAATGGGGATAGGGATGAGTATTTTAATGGTATTCGGTTATTATGTATTATTTTCGGTTAGTGGGACAGTTGCTGAGGGCGGCGGTATGTCTCCATTTTTAGGAGCGTGGTTGAGTAATATTATCACTGGTATTCTTGGTGTCGGTCTGATACAGTTTAAAGAGAAATATTAA